The window TGCGCCGGTGAACGCCGCGCCCGCGGCCCCCGCCCGTTCGGGTCAGTTCAGGACGAGCGACAGCTCGGCGGCGCGAACGCGGTTCCGGCCGGCCAGCTTCGCACCGTACAGCGCGCGATCGGCCCGGTGGATCAGCGCCTCGGCGGTGTCGCCCCGCGCCGCGACCGACACGCCGATGCTGATCGTCACGGCCGGCTCGTCCCGATCCTGCGTGGAGGCCTCGACCGCGCGACGTACCCGCTCGGCGACGGCCATCGCGGCATCGACGCCGGAGACGTGCAGGATCGCCAGGAACTCCTCGCCACCGAAGCGGCCGGCCCGGTGGGTCGTGCCGAGCGCCTCCGCGATCGCATCGCCGACGCGTCGCAGCACCCGGTCGCCGGATTGATGGCCGTAGCTGTCGTTGACCGCCTTGAAATGGTCGACGTCGAGCAGCGCCACCGCGACCGGCCCGCGCGCCAGGGCCCGGTCGAGCAGCGTCAGGATGCAGCGGCGGCTGGCCAGCCCGGTCAGCTCGTCGGTGTCCGCCACCGCCACCGCCAGCGTCGCCGTGCGCGCCGCATCCTCATGCGCGAGGCGCAGTTGCCGGACCAGCACGTCGCGCTTCGCCAGCAACGATGCCAGCGGCAGCGCGGACATCAGGAGGGCCAGCAGGTAGAATTGCAGGAACAGCAGCGCCGACGTCGTCAGATGGATCGACGTGATCGGACCGAAGCCCTGTGCGGTCATGACCGAGGCGATGCCGGCCACGATCACGACCCCCGCCGCCGCGCCGAAGGGACCCAGCCGGTACGTCACCGCGATCTGCGCCAGCATGGGCACGAACAGGATCGGGTACGCCGACTGGCCGAACACCAGCAGGCTGGCCAGCGCCATCATCCCCAGCAGCGCGGCGATTTCCCCCGGCAACCGATCGATGCGCACGCGGTCGACCCGCCGCGTCAGCGTCCAGCCCGTCAGGATCAGCGGCGTGACGATCATCATGCCGAGCGACACCGTCACGAACCACGACAGGAAGAAGTCGATGTCGTCCGCGCGCG of the Sphingomonas adhaesiva genome contains:
- a CDS encoding GGDEF domain-containing protein encodes the protein MRGEGANDEVIARRSSRVGMIATGLAYFVAALGSMLLTLNDRGFGTIWPASGILVAALLIVRPRDAAGHLLAAAAGSIAANLLAGVGPANALAFTAANIIEGAIVVALCRRWHGDAPPDMTAPRQVGRLALATMGGALCSATLATFISRADDIDFFLSWFVTVSLGMMIVTPLILTGWTLTRRVDRVRIDRLPGEIAALLGMMALASLLVFGQSAYPILFVPMLAQIAVTYRLGPFGAAAGVVIVAGIASVMTAQGFGPITSIHLTTSALLFLQFYLLALLMSALPLASLLAKRDVLVRQLRLAHEDAARTATLAVAVADTDELTGLASRRCILTLLDRALARGPVAVALLDVDHFKAVNDSYGHQSGDRVLRRVGDAIAEALGTTHRAGRFGGEEFLAILHVSGVDAAMAVAERVRRAVEASTQDRDEPAVTISIGVSVAARGDTAEALIHRADRALYGAKLAGRNRVRAAELSLVLN